The Mustelus asterias chromosome 18, sMusAst1.hap1.1, whole genome shotgun sequence genome has a window encoding:
- the nfkbiab gene encoding nuclear factor of kappa light polypeptide gene enhancer in B-cells inhibitor, alpha b, with the protein MADPMLFNVDEQRQYGGKLDYPGGSVQPGAGKQAPLCEERCDSGIGSMNEKDEEVLREIRELSLADKPQAPQYWKDFVSEDGDTFLHLAIIHAASDIVLEILNNTRAGDPYLHQQNNLKQTPMHLAVITQQPEVLRALLWAGGDLGLRDINGNTPLHIACEMNLALYVKTISDFLTRHDIRNLLDSKNYNGLTCLQLAVKKRLHEMVKYLTQLGADINAQEPSSGRTALHLAVEEQDPEMVSLLVHCGADPNVLMYNGCTPYHLTLGRDASRIQTELLGVTDPSLCRVWEEEQMWESESPEWDASFSYDDCAIGGLPLRC; encoded by the exons ATGGCCGATCCCATGTTGTTTAATGTAGATGAGCAGAGGCAGTACGGTGGGAAGCTGGATTATCCGGGCGGCTCCGTGCAGCCTGGAGCCGGGAAGCAGGCTCCGCTGTGTGAGGAGCGCTGTGACAGTGGCATCGGCTCAATGAATGAGAAAGACGAGGAGGTACTGCGGGAGATCCGGGAGTTGAGCCTGGCTGACAAGCCACAGGCACCACAGTACTGGAAAGACTTCGTCTCGGAGGATGGAGACAC ATTTCTGCATTTGGCCATTATCCATGCAGCCAGTGATATTGTGTTGGAAATCCTCAACAACACCCGTGCTGGGGATCCGTACCTTCACCAGCAGAATAACCTGAAACAG ACTCCCATGCATCTGGCAGTGATCACCCAGCAGCCTGAGGTGCTACGTGCTTTGCTGTGGGCTGGAGGAGATCTGGGACTCAGGGACATTAATGGGAACACTCCTCTGCACATTGCTTGTGAGATGAATTTGGCCTTGTACGTGAAGACCATCAGTGACTTTCTAACCAGACATGATATCCGAAACCTTTTGGACAGCAAGAACTACAATG GTCTTACATGTTTGCAGTTGGCAGTCAAGAAAAGACTTCATGAGATGGTGAAATATTTAACTCAGCTCGGGGCTGACATTAACGCTCAG GAACCATCAAGTGGTCGGACAGCCCTCCATCTTGCAGTGGAAGAGCAGGATCCTGAGATGGTGTCACTATTAGTGCACTGTGGAGCAGACCCCAATGTGCTGATGTACAATGGCTGTACACCTTATCACCTGACCTTGGGAAGAGATGCTTCCAGAATACAGACAGAACTCCTCGGGGTGACAGATCCATCTCTATGCAGAGTTTGGGAAGAAGAACAGATGTGGGAATCTGAATCACCTGAATGGGAT GCATCCTTTTCTTATGATGACTGTGCAATTGGAGGACTCCCACTCAGGTGTTGA